The genomic DNA CAGTCAATCGGCCGGTCGGGATGGCGCATCCAGCAGCAGTTCCGCCGCCTGCACCCATTGCGTCACCATCCGCTCGTAATAGTCCGGGCGGGCGGAGAGCAGGCTGGACAGCGCGAGACCGCGGAGAAACTCGACGCTCATCGCGACGACGGCATCACGCTGCAGCCCGTCGCCCAGTGGTTTGAACAGATCGGCGAGCACCCGCTCGCGGGCGCCACGCGCCTGCCGTTCCGCCGCCTGGATCGCGGCACGCAGATCCGGATCGGTGCGGGCCGCGGCCCATAGCTCCAGCTCGGCCATGAAGGCCGGTTGCGCGCTCATCGCGGCCAGGGTGCGGATGGCCCGCTCCACCGGCCCTGTCCCGACCGCTGGCGATGACCGCGCATCCCGCACCGCCGCGTCATTGCGGCGCACCAGTTCCTCGATGGTCGCCGAGAGCAAGGCGGCATGGCTGGGGAAATGGTGGAGCAGGGCGCCGCGGCTGGCACCGGCGCGGCGCTGCACCTCCAGTGTGGTCGTGCGGGCCACGCCAAGCTCGATCAGCGATGTCACCGCCGCGTCGAGCAGGCGCCGGCGGGTCTGATCACGCTGTTGTTCCCGGATCGGCCGGTCGTCCGGGGGGACTGGGCGGGCATCGGTCATGGCGGGCGGTTCCTCCGGGCCGGGGGTGATGTGCCGCGATTGCAACCACGGCTGCGGTGACATTTCAACAGGCGGATGGCCGGGCGTGATTTGACGGTCAGGATTGACTGTCAATTTCCGTCACCATACAGTCAATACTGACTGTGAGGCGGCGGCAGCCGCCTGCCCCCGGATATGGAGCCCGATATGCCTGCATTCGAAACACTGATCATCGCGCCCGACCCCCAGGCCCCGCGCATCGCCCGCCTGCTGTTGAACCGCCCTGAGCGGCTGAACGCGATCACCGATCAGACCCCGCGCGACATCCGGGACGCCGTCGCATGGGCCGAGGCGCAGGACGATATTCACGTGATCGTGGTCGAGGGCGCGGGCAAGGGGTTCTGCGGCGGCTATGACCTTGCCGACACCGCAGAACAGATGGTCGAGCATCCCTGTCAGCAGGAGCGCTTTCCATGGGATCCGATGGTCGACTACGCCTATATGAAGCGGAACACCGAGGATTTCATGAGCCTGTGGCGGTGTTCGAAGCCGACCATCGCCAAGGTTCATGGCGCGGCGGCGGCCGGAGGCAGCGACATCGCGCTGTGCTGCGACCTGCTGATCATGGCTGAGGATGCCCGCATCGGCTATATGCCGACCCGCGTCTGGGGCTGCCCGACCACGGCGATGTGGACCTATCGCC from Tistrella bauzanensis includes the following:
- a CDS encoding TetR/AcrR family transcriptional regulator, encoding MTDARPVPPDDRPIREQQRDQTRRRLLDAAVTSLIELGVARTTTLEVQRRAGASRGALLHHFPSHAALLSATIEELVRRNDAAVRDARSSPAVGTGPVERAIRTLAAMSAQPAFMAELELWAAARTDPDLRAAIQAAERQARGARERVLADLFKPLGDGLQRDAVVAMSVEFLRGLALSSLLSARPDYYERMVTQWVQAAELLLDAPSRPAD
- a CDS encoding crotonase/enoyl-CoA hydratase family protein — encoded protein: MPAFETLIIAPDPQAPRIARLLLNRPERLNAITDQTPRDIRDAVAWAEAQDDIHVIVVEGAGKGFCGGYDLADTAEQMVEHPCQQERFPWDPMVDYAYMKRNTEDFMSLWRCSKPTIAKVHGAAAAGGSDIALCCDLLIMAEDARIGYMPTRVWGCPTTAMWTYRLGPARAKQMMFTGDLIDGRTAAAWGLANEAVPAAELEAATLRLAGRIAGVPRGHLAMHKMVVNQVMLTQGLEQSQMMATVFDGITRHNPEGLWFRRYAQARGFKAAVAWRDSGRPIPEGDEARALIREMDGHGDG